In Acidisarcina polymorpha, the DNA window GCAGGATTGTTTTTGCCGCTCAGCGTCTCGGCGACAGCTGCTCCGCCCTCTTCGCCTGGGTACCAGGCTTCGACGATGGCGTTGGCGTGCTGGTTGATCCAGCTCACGGCCAGGGCGCTGCCGTTCATTAGAACAACCGCCAGCGGCTTGCCTGTAGCCGCCACGGCTTCCACCAGGTCTTCTTCCGGCTGCGGCAAGTCGATGCTGGTGCGGTCTCCCCCGAGGAAGCCCGGTTCACTGACGGGCATCTCCTCGCCTTCGAGCTGGCTGGTGATGCCCACGACCGCGATAACGGCATCGGCGGACTTGGCCGCCGCGATTGCTTCGGGCGAGACACCGGTCTGCGCTTTGTTCCAGATCAGCTCCGCATGCGGCTTGTTGCTCTGCGTGCCATAGGTCATGCTGATCGTCGTCTTAATCCCCTTCTCCAGGCGAAGACGGCCCATACCGGAGGACAGCTCTTCGCCTCCGCCGAATGCCGCTGCCACCTGCTTGTCATCTACGGTGAGCCGGCAGAAGCCGCGGCAGCGAACGCCGAGCTGATAGTCTCCGGATTCAGAGGGCGTCAGCGTCCCCGACCATTGCGCGCCATAAGCTTTCTTCCCGGCAACTTCCTTGGGCAGATTGCTCTCGCTCAGGTTCACATTCGCTTCGGTGCGCGTCAGGATCGGCGTGGTCTTCGACCCGGGAGACATGCGGCCTTCGCTGTATTCAGCTTTGAGGCCGGGTTTGCCGTCGGGCGTGGTCAACAGCGCATCCGGCACCAGTTTTCCATTTGTGCGCAGAAACTGCGTTCCCGGAACATAAGTGATCGTTGCATTGGGGAACTCAGCATGCAGACCGTCGAGAACGGAGACGATGTGCGTTGGCTGGCCAGCGTAGTTGCCGATCAGCGGACGAGTCTGATCCGCCAGCGGACCGACAACAGCAATCTTTTTGATCTCAGGTTTGAGCGGAAGAACTCCGTCATTCTTGAGCAGCACCATGGACTCGTTCGCCAGCTTGCGTGCATGAGCCCGGTGTGCTTCGCTATCGAGCTCCTTCTCATCAATTTTTGCGTATGGGACCATGTCAGTGGGATCGAACATGCCGAGCTTGATGCGCGCGGTGAAGAGGCGAATGAGCGCGGTGTCGAGCGTGTTCTCAGGCAGGTAGCCCTGCTGCACGGCATCGATGTAAGCCTTTTCGACGGGTTCGCCAAAGCGAGAGGTGAAGGTGACGCACTCGTTGTCCATGCCGCGCAAGACAGAGATTGCGGCGCCCTGAGCCTGCGTGGGCCGATAGCGATGATTCGCCGCAACGTCGCGAACCGCATCGCAATCGGAGACAACGTAGCCCTGGAAGCCCCACTTCCCGCGAAGCTGATCTTGAAGCAGGTACTGGTTGGCGCAGGCAGGCTCGCCGTTGATAGCGTTGTAAGCGCACATGACGGATCCCGCCTTGCCCTCGGTCACGGCGGCGCGGAAGGCGGGCTCGTATGTGTCCACTTCATCGTGCTTGCTCACGTCGACATCGGCGAAGTGACGGGTCGGCTCCGGTCCACTGTGCACGGCGAAGTGCTTAGGCGTGGCAATAGCGAGGTAGTACTTGGGGTCGTCGCCTTGCAAGCCGGTAACGTACGCTACGCCCATGCGACCGGTGAGGAACGGATCCTCGCCGTAGGTCTCCTGCCCACGGCCCCATCGCGGATCGCGGAAGATGTTGAGGTTGGGCGACCAGAAGTCGAGGCCGCCCATAATGCCGGTGTGTCCTTCGCGCTGGTTCTGCACGTGCTTGATTCGGCCTTCAATGCCAATCTGCGCGGCCATGGTGTGGATGCCCGCTGCGTCGAAGGTCGCCGCCAGGCCTACCGGCTCGGGATACTCCGTCACACCCTGGTTGATGACGCCATGCAAGGCCTCACTCCACCACTGATACGCGGGGACCTGGAGCCGGGGAATGGCGGCCGAGTTGTTTTGCATCTGCGTCGCCTTTTCCGCCAGCGTCATGCGACGCACCAGGTCGGTGGCCCGCTGCTCTGGGGAGAGCTGCGGATTCATGTAAGGAAGATTTGCGGGTTCCTGAGCCACTGCAGTGGGTGCCGCTGAAGCAAACAGGAGTGCTACGCTGCAGGCGGCAATGCATTCGATGATTCTCGTCACACGAGTTTTCATACTTCCTCTCCAAAGCTAATTTCAGCAAGCGCGCTCTAGTGCGCCTCAGACGACTTGAAGACCATTGCCGCGAACTGATGCAGATAGTCTCTCCAACTGGGCCATGCGTGAAAACCGCCGCTCTCGTGCTCCTCCACATTGATACCGGCATCTTTCAGGATGGCCACGGTGGCATGGCTGTTCTGAAGCGCGATGTCGTACTTGCCCGCATCCACCCAGAACAGGCGAAACGGCTTGCCCGACGCGCGGTACTGCGCCACGTCCGTGTCCTGCTCTTCCTTAATCGAGTTGGGAAACCATCCGGAGCTGAAGACGCCCACGTAGGCGAAATCCGCTGAGTTGTCGAGCGCGATATTCAAGGTCTGCAGACCGCCCATCGAGAGGCCAGCGAGAGCGCGGTGGTCGCGGTCAGCGATGGTGCGATAATGCCCGTCGATGTAGGGCAGCACCACCTTTACCAGGTCATCGTTGAAGGCGTCATGGCCCATGCGGACGCCCGGCGTCAAACGGAACTCCGTGGAGATGTGGCCTGCGGGCATCACGATCAGCATCGGGACAGCTTTCCCGCTAGCGATCAGGTTGTCGAGAATCGCACCTGCCCGGCCGACCGTAGGCCATGAGTCATCAGAGTCTCCTCCCCCGTGAAGCAGGTAAAGTACAGGCAATCTCGCACTGCCGTTCTCGTAGCCCGGCGGTGTGTAGACGTGCATGCGGCGTTCGCCGCCGGTGGCAGACGAGTCATAGTAGACCGTTGAGATTGCGCCGTGTGGTACGGCCGTTTTGTACTCCGTGAAGTCCGAGCCCGGAACTTCGTACATGCTGAACGCGTGGGTCAGCGATTGCGAGGTGAGCGGATTCCGCGGGTCCGTCGTGCTCACGCCATCCACCGTGAAGGTGTAGCGATAGACTCCGGGCTCGATCGGACCGATGGTTGCTTCCCAGATACCCTGATCCCCCTTAGTAAGGGGCACACCAGCCATGTACTTGTTGATCTCTTGCGGCGTGACTCCCGGTGTGGCCTCCGGGCCCTCGGCATGCAGCTTCACCTCGGTGGAGTTCGGCGCCCAGATGCGAAACCGGACACGACGGTCGGGCTCTACCTCGACCGATTTCAGCGTGTCGTTCGGTGTGGGCGCCGGCATTTGCATCGCCGGCCAAGGCGGCTGTGCTGCGGGTTGCTGAGGCGCCGGCTGCGCATGAACGTACAGCCCGACGCATAGCGCCCCGAATACACAAACCGGGCGCAGGACTTCAGTTCTCAACCGCATCATTGGATTCTCCTGTGGACTTCCAATCTTGCTCTCAGAACAACTCGTTGGGCACTTTCAACACGCCGTGTCTTGTCTGTTTTGCCGGGCCATGTATCTGTCCGGAATGGTCTTGGCGGCAGGAACGATGAACCATGTAAGGAAACCTTTTCTCGGGAGTTGTGGGTCTTCACCGGCACTGAAAGTTTTGGGCGTCCTGTGGGTCTCCGCTTCCGGTGTACTGCGCGTGTTTGGGATAGGCGCATAACGGACGGCTGCGTCCTGGAAACGCCGCGCCGGTGGCAACGACGGACTCGGGCGCTGCGCCCTTCTCAACCCACCCGACGAGTGCGCTGAGCATGTCGAAGTGGTCCAGAGATTGGCCGCCCCCGCAGTGAGCCATTCCCGGCACAAGGAACATCCGGCTCCACTCAGTGACCTTGTCGGCTCCGCCGTTGGTCGCGGCCAACGACTTGTAGTATCGGAGCGTGTCGAGGGGTGAGAACCATGGATCACTGTCGCCATGGAAGAAGATCAGCTTCCCGCCGTTCTGCGAAAACGTAGACAGGTTCGTCGAGGCCGGCTCGACCAGCGGATCAGACGCGTGCAGCGCCGCGGCATCTACGTCGAGTTCGGTAGCGGTGGTGTACGGACCGAACAACCCATCTTTGCTCAGCGCCAGCAGACCGGGTATGCCGGTTTTCGAAGCAATGCCCGCGTCGTAAAGGAAGCCAGGGTAGACCTGCGATCCGTAAGCATTCTTTGGCCCTGAAAACGCTTTCTTGATCGCCGTGATTTTTTCCGGCGCGATGCACGTGTCGGCCTGCCCGGATTTGCATGCGAGCACCGCAGGATCGAAGTCGCACCCGATTGGATCGAAGATCATGCCATCCGCCACGCCATCGCGCGCGTCGCACTGCTTCATCAGGCCGTCCATAAAGACCTTGCGATCCGTCTCCGTCAGAAACTTGTCGATCTCCGGCTTACCGGACGCGTCCTTCGGCGACGCCTGGTTGTAGGCGACTGGAATCCACTGTGCAATCGCGAGGTTCGACAGGCCTGTACGCATCGCCGGATCGCCCGAGACAATCCCGTTGAACACCGTCGGAAAGCGCTGCGACAGTATCATTCCCTCTCGGCCACCGGTGGAGCACCCGACAAAATAGGAGTATGCCGCAGGCTTCGCGTAATAACGGTCGATGATTTCCTTGGCTGCCCCCGCAACCTCGGCGTTCGCCATATATGCGAAGTCCAGATAAGCCTGCTGGTCGCGCATGAAGGTGAAATCGAAGCCGCCGGTCTTCGCCTTGTGTCCAGAGTCCGTGCTTGCCACAGCGAAGCCGCGAGAGAGCGCCGGCTTGTCTCCTGTGTAGCCTGCCCCGGTTGGGTACGCCACGACACCGTTGCCGCCTCCGCCGCCCTGCATCATGAGGTCGGCGTTCCAGACACTCGGATCCGGAAGCGCCACCGAAAACCCGATGCCGTATTCCACTCCATCAGTGCCCTTGCGGCGGTTGATCATGCCGTCGACGCGGCAGTGTGCGGGCAGCGGTCCTACGCTCGATGCCCCGGGGTAGGCAGGTGCAATGGTCTTCCCCGCCGGAACCGGCTCGGAGTTCGTGATCTCGACGCCGGGGAGCGTTGCGGTCTTCAGGGCGGCGCAACGGTTCGATGATTCAGACTGCGCCTGTGCTGCAATCGAACATGCTACGAGCGCGAGGATCCCGATCTCTGAGTACCCCATTGGAACTGCCTTTCAGGAGGTCTGCACGCAGCTGATTGCTAAGCTCGCGGAACACCCGAATATACTGGCTCACCAGCTGCTCGAGCAACAGAAATAAATCGCTTTATCGCGGAGCTGTACCAGGCTGTCCCTCCCGTATGAGCAGCAATTTAGACTCTGCCGGTCGCAAGTCGATCGTTAGTACTCCATTCACGTTCTCAAGCTTAGCTTTCGAAGCCACATCCGTGACTGATACAGCGCTACGCGCCAGTTCCTGCGAGACCCGCTGCAGTGGAATACGAATCGTCTTAGAGTCCTTGTCGCTATAGTTAAACGCCGCCAAGTAAAACCCATCGGCGGATCGCCGCGTGAAGAGCGCGGCCGCCTCGTTTCCGGTGCCGCCTTCAACGGGTCGAAAAGCAATACTCTCCGAAGCGACGGCCAGGATGGCACGGTCGCTATAGACTGACTTGGCCAGTGACTGCCCCTGCGGATCATCGGCAAGACGACTACTGTCGAGGATCATGCCTCCACTGATGACCGCGGAAAGAAGACGGCTCTTTCCTTCCGCGACACTGCGCGCTCCCAGGTCGGCCTTCTCGCCCAGCGCGACATGATCAGGATCAGCAATGTAGAGGTTCTTGTCTGTCCACCATCCATACGTAAGCGAATTCAGCATGTACTCGGTAGACTGATCGCCGCCCCCGACGTGTCCCTTGCTATCGCAGGAGAGTCTCCGCGCGTGACCATAGCCTGACGGAAACAAGGGAGCGATCGACAGGCTTAGGAACATCTGGTTGGCGTTCTCAACAACGATCTGCTTCATGCCCTGGTTATAAGCCTGGATCCCCGTCTGGATGGAAGGATCGTAGTGAGCTCCTTCCAGGGCTCCATGAGAAAGAAAGTCGAGCTTAAGATATGCGAATCCCATCTGCTTGAATTTCGCAATAAAGTATGTGGTTCGCTGCTTGGTGCCGGGGTGCGAAGGATCGATGGGCCAGCCCCCATCCACCTTTGGGAGCAGGGATCCATCGGGCGCCTTCAGAAGAATGTCCCGATACCGATACATCATGCCAGTGCCTTCGACATAGGCATCGAGATTGTCCGACCAATAGGCGAATGGCGTCCAATAAATTCCGGGTTCAAAGCGAAGACCACTCGTGCTGCGCATGGCCTTCACGGTCGCGACCGCGTCTGCCAGCTGCACGGCGTCGAGCTTCGACCAGAAAGCGTCGAGGTTGATATAAGCGACTCCATTGCGCCCAAATCCCTCCGGAGCCAGAGAGTCGCGCACAAACGCAGCGGCTCCGAGGTAGCGCTGGTAGTCGATGTGTTCGGCGTAAGAAGCCCAACTGTTCCAGCCCATCGGCGCTCCTGCCGGCCACGTAAGGGGAGGATGGACGGAGGCGTTGGCTCTGCCATAGGCTTCCAGGCCATCGCGCCAGTCGGAGAACGAGCCGATGAAGATCCGCGGCGAATGCACCCGCTCGCCACTCACCAGGCCGTGGGGCAAAGTATCGTGCGTGTCGGTACGCACACCGGTCGGGGATGCGATGCCTCCATAGACATCGAGGCCGGTCAACTGGCCGCCGGCCGCGTGTACATCGATAGCCGTCTTCCACACATCGTGCGTCAAGGATCCAAGAACAATTCCATTGCGACTTGTATTGTCATCGATCGCGGTGACTTCCTCGCTCGAATAACGTTCGTCAGTCTTCATGGCCGCAACCAGGACGCTGTCGTAGCGAAACCACATATCGTTGTCGAACGGAACATGGAGAAAACGCATTGCGGCCTTTTCCCCTATGTGTACGCCGTTCTCCCTTACCACCACTGCGTCGAAGTGTCGGGTTCCTTTCCTTGCGGCTTCCGGTTCGAGCTCTGCCTCCACTGCAATCCAGGGATGGCCGTCATATAGCCAGATGTGCTGTAACAACGCCGGCGACGTAGCGGAGGAGCTACGAATCGTATATTCGCGCTCGCCTGCACTGACAGTCATTCCCGGTATCAACTCGTGCGCACTGTAGGTCGTGCTTGACAGCGTTCGACCATCCGAAAGCTGCGCGGCACTTGATATGCCAAGCAGCTTGTGACCGTCGCGCCAAAGCACGTCCATAGTTCCGGTTTGACGGTCGTACCGAACGGTGACGAGATCGTTTTCAAAGGACAGCGGCGTCTCAATCGCGCCGGGTCGCGCATGCGCTTGTGACATGAGAAAGATCGAAGCAGCAACGACGGCCAAAGTGCCGCGAGATAGGTCAGCGAGATACATACGGGCTCCGCAACCATTCTTTCTTGAAGTAACGCACCTCAATATCTTCTCTCTGGAAGGCAAGACCGTTGCGGCGGGTCTAGCAAAAATGCTGCTGCAGTCGCAGGCTGGTGGGATCGAGCTTCTCCCTGCATTGCCGGACGCATGGCCCGAAGGCTTCATCCGAGGGCTCTGCGCACGGGGCTAGTGCGTGATCGATATCGAATAGAAATACGGCGCATTGCTGGCCACCTCGAGGCGAAGCCAGCTCGGAGGCTCTACGCCGCTCCGCTATCCAAGACAGTGTGATTACGCTTCGCTTTGAGCCCGGCGAAACGATCCGCGTTCGTCAGAAGAGTTTTAAGCTTCATTAGTCGTTGGAGGATCTCACCGGCATAAGGCTGCATTTCCAACTCGTCAGCGCTGCCGGGCCAGCACCAGGGTGATGTCGTCCGGCTGCTCCTGGGTGCCGATCCAGCTTCGCAGCGCCTGCATGACCAGGTCGGAGATGGCCGACAGCGGCAGATGCCGGTTTCGGCTCACCACCTCGAGCAGACGCTCCTCGCCAAAGTCGCCAAACTCGTTTTCAGGCTCTGTGACTCCATCGCTGTATGCGATCACGATGTCCCCGCTGGTCAAATGGATGGTCCCTTCGTCGTAGCTCATTCCATCCATCAGCCCGACGACGGTCCCGCCGCGATCCAGCCGGGTCACCGAACGATCGCCGCGCAGCACCAGCGGCGGCAGCTGGCCGCCGTTTGAGTACGTCAGCCGGCTGCCCTTGCCTTCATAGTGGGCGAGAAATAAGGTCGCGTATTTCTCGGGTTGCGTGCTGCGATATAGATGCCGGTTCAGCAGCGCCAGCACCCTGCCGGGAGACTCGAACATCTCACCGCAGTTGATCTCCTGAACGCCGCTCTTCACCATCTGGAAGGACGGCGACAACATGGCATCAGTGCCGACAGTGATCAGTTCCTCGCTGGCAAACTGATAGGCGCGCACCGCCGAGTGCAGGGTCGCCATGAGCAGCGCAGCCGAGATTCCCTTGCCGCTGATGTCGCCTAGTGCCAGGCCAAGGGTGGAGGGTCCGAAAACCAGGAAGTCGTAGTAGTCGCCGCTCACACTCCTGGCAGGACGGCAGACGCCGTGCAAATCCAGCATGGACAGGGTTACATCCTGGCGCGGAAACAGGTTTGCTTGCACTTGCTGGGCAATTTCAAGCTCGCTCTGCAAGCGTTCCTTCTCCCGCTGCTCTTCAAGTAGTTCTTCAAGAGATGCGGTCATCTCATTGAACGATTTAGACAAAGCGGCGAGCTGATCGTGACGTGTCACGATGATGCGATGGTGGAGATCCCCTTCATCGATTGCCTGGGTTGCGACGTACAGTTCATTGATCGAGTTCGTGATGGTGCGGTTCAATCGGACCGCCATCACAAAGGCGATTAACTCCAAGAGGCCGAAAAAGGCGGCAATACTGATTAAAACGTCCTGGATGACCGTGGCCACCTGGAGCGATGTGATGAAGAGCCGCTCGTAGAGCAGCGATGGCCGGGAATTTACATGGATAAACGATTCATGTTCTTTACCCGACGACCAAATGATGGCTTGCATCGGTGCCACGAAGGAGACGGTCACATCGAAGAAGTGGGTCGGCTCGGGCAATGTGCCGCCAGTAACCGCACCGCCG includes these proteins:
- a CDS encoding glycoside hydrolase family 3 C-terminal domain-containing protein; its protein translation is MKTRVTRIIECIAACSVALLFASAAPTAVAQEPANLPYMNPQLSPEQRATDLVRRMTLAEKATQMQNNSAAIPRLQVPAYQWWSEALHGVINQGVTEYPEPVGLAATFDAAGIHTMAAQIGIEGRIKHVQNQREGHTGIMGGLDFWSPNLNIFRDPRWGRGQETYGEDPFLTGRMGVAYVTGLQGDDPKYYLAIATPKHFAVHSGPEPTRHFADVDVSKHDEVDTYEPAFRAAVTEGKAGSVMCAYNAINGEPACANQYLLQDQLRGKWGFQGYVVSDCDAVRDVAANHRYRPTQAQGAAISVLRGMDNECVTFTSRFGEPVEKAYIDAVQQGYLPENTLDTALIRLFTARIKLGMFDPTDMVPYAKIDEKELDSEAHRAHARKLANESMVLLKNDGVLPLKPEIKKIAVVGPLADQTRPLIGNYAGQPTHIVSVLDGLHAEFPNATITYVPGTQFLRTNGKLVPDALLTTPDGKPGLKAEYSEGRMSPGSKTTPILTRTEANVNLSESNLPKEVAGKKAYGAQWSGTLTPSESGDYQLGVRCRGFCRLTVDDKQVAAAFGGGEELSSGMGRLRLEKGIKTTISMTYGTQSNKPHAELIWNKAQTGVSPEAIAAAKSADAVIAVVGITSQLEGEEMPVSEPGFLGGDRTSIDLPQPEEDLVEAVAATGKPLAVVLMNGSALAVSWINQHANAIVEAWYPGEEGGAAVAETLSGKNNPAGRLPVTFYKGVDQLPNFEDYGMANRTYRYFTGKPLYPFGYGLSYTKFSYSDLSIPPQAVAAGQRVDVTVTNTGKLAGDEVVQLYLKFPDVKGAPRIALRGFERVHLDAGASQKMHFDLKPRDMGMVTEDGNPIIAQGEYIISVGGGQPDTGAPVATGKFHVDGQYALPE
- a CDS encoding esterase — protein: MMRLRTEVLRPVCVFGALCVGLYVHAQPAPQQPAAQPPWPAMQMPAPTPNDTLKSVEVEPDRRVRFRIWAPNSTEVKLHAEGPEATPGVTPQEINKYMAGVPLTKGDQGIWEATIGPIEPGVYRYTFTVDGVSTTDPRNPLTSQSLTHAFSMYEVPGSDFTEYKTAVPHGAISTVYYDSSATGGERRMHVYTPPGYENGSARLPVLYLLHGGGDSDDSWPTVGRAGAILDNLIASGKAVPMLIVMPAGHISTEFRLTPGVRMGHDAFNDDLVKVVLPYIDGHYRTIADRDHRALAGLSMGGLQTLNIALDNSADFAYVGVFSSGWFPNSIKEEQDTDVAQYRASGKPFRLFWVDAGKYDIALQNSHATVAILKDAGINVEEHESGGFHAWPSWRDYLHQFAAMVFKSSEAH
- a CDS encoding tannase/feruloyl esterase family alpha/beta hydrolase, with amino-acid sequence MGYSEIGILALVACSIAAQAQSESSNRCAALKTATLPGVEITNSEPVPAGKTIAPAYPGASSVGPLPAHCRVDGMINRRKGTDGVEYGIGFSVALPDPSVWNADLMMQGGGGGNGVVAYPTGAGYTGDKPALSRGFAVASTDSGHKAKTGGFDFTFMRDQQAYLDFAYMANAEVAGAAKEIIDRYYAKPAAYSYFVGCSTGGREGMILSQRFPTVFNGIVSGDPAMRTGLSNLAIAQWIPVAYNQASPKDASGKPEIDKFLTETDRKVFMDGLMKQCDARDGVADGMIFDPIGCDFDPAVLACKSGQADTCIAPEKITAIKKAFSGPKNAYGSQVYPGFLYDAGIASKTGIPGLLALSKDGLFGPYTTATELDVDAAALHASDPLVEPASTNLSTFSQNGGKLIFFHGDSDPWFSPLDTLRYYKSLAATNGGADKVTEWSRMFLVPGMAHCGGGQSLDHFDMLSALVGWVEKGAAPESVVATGAAFPGRSRPLCAYPKHAQYTGSGDPQDAQNFQCR
- a CDS encoding glycoside hydrolase family 95-like protein, producing the protein MLLQSQAGGIELLPALPDAWPEGFIRGLCARG
- a CDS encoding PP2C family protein-serine/threonine phosphatase — encoded protein: MPGLLRKFESGVYRRLGRVPPQTKLHRTAFWLLISYLLLGVGRLLPGNWGHSFSDMSVLVLWALIVCSIPLFWRWVMRRVLWKVSHRLVVTYLLMGLAPIVLFGTLALVATYTFSGQFATFAATSEINRELAHITAENRAFSVHVARELEAHPETKAVTLPEFDDDSAFDRGRVGLEVAAFEDGKPLALATARPLPPGLTSIPPWFKDHFRGLVLGHGRVFLRAADTQTVGSHQIVLVTSLPLEKGNLDQIASGLGTVTIVPGMNSEEENDRGLEPNLVTHVEGDAKNRAVAPHADLPPPAPPAPGGVHMALGRPDSGNSEIRVNGKPLGDEERHGGAVTGGTLPEPTHFFDVTVSFVAPMQAIIWSSGKEHESFIHVNSRPSLLYERLFITSLQVATVIQDVLISIAAFFGLLELIAFVMAVRLNRTITNSINELYVATQAIDEGDLHHRIIVTRHDQLAALSKSFNEMTASLEELLEEQREKERLQSELEIAQQVQANLFPRQDVTLSMLDLHGVCRPARSVSGDYYDFLVFGPSTLGLALGDISGKGISAALLMATLHSAVRAYQFASEELITVGTDAMLSPSFQMVKSGVQEINCGEMFESPGRVLALLNRHLYRSTQPEKYATLFLAHYEGKGSRLTYSNGGQLPPLVLRGDRSVTRLDRGGTVVGLMDGMSYDEGTIHLTSGDIVIAYSDGVTEPENEFGDFGEERLLEVVSRNRHLPLSAISDLVMQALRSWIGTQEQPDDITLVLARQR